ccttcaaggaactcccaggaacttctgatggtctttgtactcactggagttaatctcaccacacacacacgacgtacatgcggacatctcagctgtccaatacaaacatggacttcttcaggacaagaggaaatggcctcaagtgacaccagaGGAGGTtgagattggatatcaggaaaactttctgcactgaaagggttatcaagcactggaacaggctgtccagggaagtggtggaattgtcatccctggaagtatttaaaagatgtggtgcttaatgacatggtttagtgatggtttttgtcagggttaggtttatgcttggactcgatgatctgaaaggtcccatccaatctagaaaactctatgattctttagagggacaaccagcctccccaagctgggataagaggccagagccagaaatggtggttgttactggcagggtgtgggACAATtaccctggggaagcttccttggggtgtccagcactcacaggaccagagaagaacctgctctgctggtccttcctgtctttcctaggatgcctggctgtgcaaggactctgttgtgtgcccacgccttgcacactcacacggttaagctctgcacttgtgttttcaactgtggggcactttcctgggaaaaggaaatgccaactttataaaaagaactatgacttcatgccctgccctgaggagtctctgatatgatggaggtgctgttagggagttcagctctggaagggaattgcccagtgcctgtcctgacctgtggtccagggctgccccacagcaggaggatgagctgccagagcactcggactccatagcaaggcaagggctcagaaggcaagtgtgggtgtggaaagagaccaaattggaaaagaccaaggttggtgctcgctgacagagctgctgtgctcggactctttcccctccacctctgctcacaggcattgccctgcagctccagagaaagcctgagaggaaggattttgggcaacaggttgctggatggttctatattttattttaatacacagagagagcaggtcctcatttatacagtatgtagatttcacaaatttggaaaaatgcataattcgaaacagcaaaacaagttggtttttttggtagaaaacattatagaaagtaaagcaaaaaagaaaaaaacaacaaaagccaaacaaaggcctaaacacagaattaaaactaacataaactacagtacatgagcttgacatataatgagttacattaacagtgatttgtagaagaagacagcttattgtttcagaaaatcatctggtcatcagtttccacactgcacctttgagctccttgttcctcatgctgtagatgagggggttcactgctggagacaccactgagtacagaacagccaccaccaggtctagaacttgggaggagatggaggggggcttcaggtgggcaaacactgcagtgctgataaacagggagaccacggccaggtgagggaggcacgtggaaaaggctttgtgccgtccctgctcagaggggatcctcagcacagccctgaagatctgcacataggacaccacaatgaacacaaaacagccaaagcctaaactgacactgaccacaagaagcccaacttccctgaggtaggagtgtgagcaggagagcttgaggatctgggggatttcacagaagaactggtccaggacattgccctggcagaggggtagggaaaatgtattggccgtgtgcaggagagcattgagaaacccactgccccaggcagctgctgccatgtggacacaagctctgctgcccaggagggtcccgtagtgcaggggttggcagatggcaacgtagcggtcataggacatgacagtgagaagaaaatattctgatgacatcaaaaagagaaaaagaaatatctgggcagcacacccctggtaggagatggccctagtgtcccagagagaattggccatggctttggggacagtggtggagatggatcccaggtcaagaacggagaggttgaggaggaagaagtacatgggggtgtggaggcggtggtcacaggcgatggcggtgatgatgagtgcgtttcccaggagggcagccaggtagatgcccaggaagagcccgaagtgcaagagctgcagctcccgtgtgtctgtgaatgccaggaggaggaactgggtgatggagctgctgttggacatttgttttCTCTGGCCATGGGGCAACGTTGAAAGAGGAGACAATATTGAAAAACTAATGAAGACTTCCTTAATCCCATCCCATGCTCTTTccccaaaaatccccccaaaatcacttttctttctttggaataatttcattctgctcctttttcagaaaacaagtttCTGCTGCTGAGTGAGGGAACGTCCTTTGCAGGGgtagaaatccctctccttcccatttccTTTAGCCTGAacactgctgatccctgggggacaaaagggctctctgtgccctggggcagagccaggagagctgctctgcacaccagtacctgctggtcaccacgcaggtgtcctgtgcttacacctctctccgtgggagaatggtctccctgacaccatccttgaggaagaaaacggccttttgtgagtgtgggagagtccaggttccaagtccatttctcccgcctgttgtccctttccctgtgcagctgagcagagagggatgcagaggggtggcctggctctctgccgcctggggctgtccctgctgggagctgtctctctgtccccaggtctctccctgtcactgctcccagagcccccccacccaccctgtgctcagctctgccctgcagacccctcctggcagcagggcactgcccagggacatctccctgtttgtgggtcctgagcagtagatgaggtaaagcctgatgctgcaggcaaaggtgatgctgctgctgtctgtagggagaggagtgggggaaggcacggtatgaggtttctggcagatctgctgatccctcagttcagtgagagctcctttcccttttcccttgggagaaagctgacagcacagaaaaatgaaaagtcttcgtctttaatggagcccctgccttgcccttcctcttgaaacgctgcctctgccaatgtcctgggggtgatctggagctctcagcagccctgtcccacgcAGTAGGACATCCCTGATATCCCTCGTGAATGCAGTAGGATCTTTTACTGacagtggtcactccttccactccagcttctccccacagatgctcCATGGGGAGATCTCTGGgtaggctgagagctgaccctggcaggcagcaaagtccctgtcctggcacacagacccctggggtgcagggaccctgctctgcaggacagccctgggcacccctggacgcactcccagcttcacaccctctcggctgtccccagcagaaggcagccttcaatccttgtccctgtgatggtgcagaagggaaacactgctctgcagcacgtcctccttctccacaccagagaagccaggagagccgtcctgagaggtcctagcagtcatacaatgtgtcagctctagaagaTCCATCTAGGAGTCTTATCGTAATTTGCCGgttgccagagactttctgtgtcaagagatgtgaagatctccccatgagcaagctcagaaccgtcccccgactcccagctgcctctatcctctctgtacctcactcccctcggtgcctgcaggcagtgccctcagcccttggcagaggagctgctcctgggcagagctgtctctctgccgcgctgccccacggccaggagctccctccatcccaggagcccggcccagctcagcagcagagcaacagcccaaggcagcactttttctgcccctctggaattccttgaggtgtccctggggctgcaggggaaactgttgtgaagtaggctgaaatcaccactgattttgcctctcttagctctggagagacacttctttccagcagtagcatttctcaatcacagacagattgaggtccaagaatacctgttctgttgtggtttcagacaggacacccagacaatgccagagaggaatctccttcaatctcttctcagggaagggattccgctgagtcaatggaggcttctcatcctgggtttgtagtccctagagctaagagaggagtcagctccatccctggcacaccacaaaccccaacgaggtgggattcctcttgcctccattcagatgtgcacaaaatcaggtcctgcctgtgagctccttgtctcaggtcccctggtactgaatggagatggagggcaggagtcagatgttcagacacagacacctggggacatatttggtgccagcggtgaccaagatgcagctgggaactgcaagctctagtggagcaattcttagagacggggcagcatctgggggcatcttcttggaggttagtgggaaatcccttggacgacatttaaacaacaaaaggtgcccacatgtaggagaagtgaacctgtgactgtccttatgttcggggcagcgcagagagggattcggctgacctcgtggtatcaggcctgtggtgctgtgggaggtgccagggctctgcagcacaactgcctgcacctgccatggacagcacaggaaccccgtccccattcagaccagctgtgtgacagccatcacccagggcatctcagacagagtcgggcggggcctttgggccagcgactgaatcccgccactgcagtgacgcaagggctgtcccttctctatccagtagatgctgggcagggcatgaacacccagcacatcacaccagggtctccactcgtgttccttcaccctcaaactcttccagttcttctctcctccagcgttCAAGCATCCCCTTGATGATACAACCCTGGGTCAGGCCAATGATTTCTACAGTGGGTCTGAATCACACGGTGTCCACACCAAGGACGTTTTCaacatcatcccttccttcctgagataagattcacctcccgcacaggccctcggggctgcagagacacaacagacagcaaagccctctcctgctccaagggcacacaccagctctttctctttggccttggggcgagcagggtttgctctctttgtgggcatgtgatttctgcttcacactgccatctgccctccgctccagcatgtctctgctctgaagcagagcctttgcacaCTTGAGGTCTTATGGgctggaagcaggttttccctttgcaagtctgctctcagcccagctgaggtgctgctgcccagacgtgccccaatgccctcagcctggggcacagagaggaggagctggagctgtgtgtgcaacctcttccttccacttggagggaataacagctggaggggtgttgggacagctcacatgcctgggggctgtgatggggggttcaggatgatcaggaggccagcaaggtcaggagggaggtgccctcagtgtgaaggagctgctcagatgtgTGGAGCTCCTCTATGGGACGAACAAGTTGAGTGAACCTTTGTGGCTGAtggtcagaggagaggctggtaagggtgacattgccgtgggtggtgaagagtctattaaactccctttgctggctgaaatgaccctggcattcactggaaggggaccacagcagcatgcaaactgtcctggagtttcttggaggatcttggtcaaggcacagcttgggacacaggtgccagattggccaaaaatggtgatgttcatctgcatctgttactctcaaagaaggaagaggtggacaccGGTGTGACCTTGAAGTGTTTTGACCGTGAAACTGTGGGGGTCTCacctcccaaggggaaggagaagagcgcagatgccagacctgagaggagcagactttggccacgtcttgcgactttgagtaggggagcccatgtgagcagcagtgaggggcagcagagctcagtagagcTGGTCTGCAAGGGCAGAGTCTTTCAAGTACGAGAGTGTGGTCACACCAATACTCAGGACAACAAGCAGAGGTATCAGGAGAGAAGCTTCGGGAAACAAGAAACTCAAAGGGAAGTTCCGTAGAAAATAGGAACCATGCGAGATGTGGATGCAATgatcaaaaacaaagggggaattcagaaatgcagttggatttgtgaacaccagagctcccacagagtaagaacacttgagagggagttcaagggcacaaggatgagctgttcctactccagaaacagttaaagaagaaacaaagagactgtgtggccactgctgaatttgctaaaagtaggtatgggtagggctgaggtactcttggcctttttcttcaccggTAAGGCCTCCCAGTTCCATGTGCCTAAGAGGTAGAACACCATGTGAAATCCAGCAGTGCATGGTCATCCCTTAATAGGCCGTTGGACCAGAGAGGTTGAATCCCAGGATGCTGAGAGACcaggctgatgtcagagcagggctgctctgatccatttgggaaggtcatcacgatgggagaaagcaaaaagcaaacctggcacacatcttctaaaaaggcctcaggactgcgcaggggaattacaggccgcagtgacagaggccaggggctgcgtggctgggcagcagctcggtGGAAATGGCCCTGGAGATCCTTGAgcttcatcagacaaaacatgagccatcagcaaaggtggccaagagtgtccggggctgcgtgagcaggagcacagccagaagaagtgattgtcctcctctgctcagcaccttttacaccacaccctgcccagtgacagtgagacaatggcaaacaggaaccagctcacaggagggccgctgaggtggtaatccttccattatccttcaagagttgctgtgatttccctaagaatatcagcatctacaagaacaaaaaacattaaatcaacaaaagcattcccctgcctaaatacaaatatctgcagcGGAGCAACCTGCGTCTGAGGTAGCCCCTCTGGGCAATGCCAATGgcatcagtatttcaatatacagCATGACAGCCAGTCCACAAGGAcgaatctgaagtgtttcagatgaaggctggtctcgcaaaagtctctctttgtgtcccctggtgccacggacattgctcattagacaccctctccagagagtggcagaggctggatccccttctcaggacagtctctgtgccaggaagccacaggcatggggggagctcacctggttcttactggaacTGCTCTTTCTGCCCAGACAATCATAAAAACCCAACCATTTcctgagagagggtaaaaaagtcCTGTTATGGCCAGTATTGCTCACCATGAgctctggagatggcaaggaagatgctaaggcacatggaaaataagggcgtgactggtgacagccaacacggcttcacaaaacgcaagtcatgcctgacaaatttggtggccttctgtgatggcgctacagcattggtagataaggggagagcaacagacgtcatctacctggacttgtgcagtgtttgacaccgtcccgcatgacatcctggtctctaaattggggagacacggatcggatggatggaccactcggtggttaaggaattggctggatggtcacacgcaaagggctgtggtcaatggctcaatgtccaagtagtggacaagtggtgttcctcaggggtcagtactgggaccggcactgttcaacatctttgttggagacacggacagtgggatagagtggaccctcagcaagtttgccgacgacaccaagctgggtggcgcagtcaacaggctggagggaagggctgccatccagagggacctggacagcctggagaggtgggaaccgtgtgaacctcatgaagttcacctagaccaagtgcaaggtcctccatccgggacatggcaatcccaggcacaaatacaggttggacagagaatggattgagagcagccctgaggagaaggacctgggggtgttggtggacaagaagctcaacatgagccgtcaatgtgcactggcagcccagaaagccaaccacatcctgggctacatccccagcagcctggccagcggggaaaggggggggattctgcccctctgctccgctctggtgagaccccacctggagtactgcatccatctctagagtcctcagcagaggatggacgtggacctgttggaacgggtccagcagagggccacggagatgatcagagggctggagcacctctgctgtgaggacacgctgagagagctggagttgttcagcctggagaaggtctctggggagacttgagcaacctggtctgcgggaggtgtccctgcccaatgcagggggctggaacttgatgatctttaaggatctttccaagccgaaccattcaatgattctgtgattctatgatgcagtctggggcatctgtgacacacccgccctaatgggaatggctttcctgtaggtcctgtgcaGTCCCTGCCCGTCCTCGCATCTCCTAGAGCTCTGTGGGCCTGGACTGgaacattgagtagctgccctgaattctgttaggcaatgaggggctgaacttgggacaaatgccattgtagtcactggagattgagtaaattcagctggtggaaaagagagagaccttgctctccctacaggacatgactgcagtccattcatgtgaacacctctgtgaactgccatgaacatcaggagtaggaaaaggttccttttatttgggcatcagctgtcatttcacttggctaaaggacttcccaccaggctcatgtacgatccccgagatgtttccccgtctctatcaccgtccccattagagcttgcagtttcctgcgtgtaccttgcaccacctctggcaactggaatgttcccaggcatttgcatctgaacatttcactcccgccctccatctccattacttagtgtgggagtggagaaaagaggctcccatgcaggtgcctattttgtgcacagctcaacacctgaggaaagaggaatcccgtctcctgtgggcttctagcaggcatggaagggagctgagtctccatcaaatgctaggaatagaaacgcaggatgagatgcctcaattccctcagctgaatcccttccctcagcaggggtaaaggagatgcctgtctgtccccgtctggctgtcctgtctaatgatgggccaaggaaagttgatatttagagctaactctgtctctcagcagggaaatgacacttctggaaaggagtgtctcgatccagctgagagagagaacatcagggattgcatcagcaggttcccctgcagccccagggacacctcaagggattccagagggggcagaaaaggtactgccttgggctgttgctctgctgctgagctgggccgggctcctgggatggagggagctcctggccatggggcagcgcggcagagagacagctctgcccaggagcagctcctctgccaagcgcagcagggctgagggcactgcctgcaggcaccgaggggagaggagggaagcaagacagaggctaaaggcagcctggggtgggaggacagatgagagctcgcctggagagaaatcttcacagcccttgacacggtaagtctctggctgcagggcaatgcagctgcagttcctggaaagacctcctaaagctggcacatcccacaacccatgggatctgtcaggaggactctcagtttcccctgcGTAGAAAAAGGAcatgctttggagcacggcttccctgctgcaccctcagccggccagggcatgttggctgccttcccctgggggaggctgcagagtgtgaagccgggtgtgcagccaggagtactcagggctgtccttcagagcagggtctctgcaccgcaggggactgtgtgccagcgcagggactttgtctcttgccagggtcaacactcagtctgcccaggttgttcccacagcggtgtggggagaagctctggggagaagcaggagagggtccttctgctgtcaagacggtgttgagttggtcagggctgctcacagctccagatcacccctacacgcttccaagggaactatttcctcaggttgtgtttccagtttcttatccggggggtgcggggagagaggtggaaaaagggatgaatgtgtaaggatctctcgagtttgcagaagtcactgtgattcctgagctgcaactttgaggcatcagttggtctaaaagaagcctcctaaggggccttcagccgctcctctgcccatggagagcaccagcatcacctctgctggaccatcagggttgctctgacctgcccttttgcacctgcgaacaggaacatgaacccagcccctgccctgcaaacaggcaggtgtctgtagggccaaggtgagtgcacagaggttgggatgggctctgtgagtgctgacaggataagacacggcacagggaaacacttcccaggaggaaaatctcctggcagcagggatatgaccagggaacgagaagaaacttaaaccagaaatgttgtgggagggagaattcctcAAACTCCGTAcaatcccctccaatgcagaccccttcccctgagcaagcccccccgtgcctcctctcccaccaaagcctctgccctcggggctgtggggtccaaggcatgaaccacctcctctgcagccggagctccagcagagccgtggtgcagctctccagccacgtgccccgttctccctgcagagcagcagggctgagagcgactgcccggcagtgtcggtgtctgggaggtgacaggcacggctgggtacgggtgatgctgtcccgagcgcccagctgcctctgccctggcctccttcagccagaccctcgctgcagtttcccttgtttctccacttgtctgtgttattgctgctcttttcttgttctcactctcaggctctctggggatgggagtttcagctgcagagtcacactttgatcttgtgtgtcctcccatgcaggtgtgtccatgggaacaagggtcccagctttcctctcgcctgtgcggctgtggacaatgcagcctgtggggctggggaatcagctggttttccctttgtGAGATAACAtcatgaaaaaactgatgtatctccttgaggtgtccttccaagctgtgagctgccctccaggatgcaaatctgtcccgtagcatctttgtgttacctgaaagccccatggagaagcgcagagacgctatgaccaaggaaatgctgttgggttggtgaaatgagccctgtgtgtcctgggctggaagtggttgctgagacgttgagaaagggcgagacatttagttgtctgcagtggatccctctgctctcagcaggttctgctgacgtttcagggaaacattgagggcgtgtgatcgccctccatctcagaaaggcgcaagcccagtgtgtcaggggctgagggacagcccagctcccctcgctctgtactaagccacaggcaatcctcttgccttgcaggattcactctgctctccctgagtgcagcaggaatactgagggtttctgacatcccacaatgggacggagggaatttttttttcaaaaaagctctcagctggcctctgcctccctcactccttcgaagagggagtgcaggtactggcacacccttgtgcattgggcatggttttatctgacaaagtcaaacacctggactggcccctgcttccagcgttcccgtgaaccctctgctgcagagcagggctgactcctcggcaccagtgggcagaggcccagctcctcatggcacgttcaaccagcacggtagcagagcttcagccatggagctgaggggaggtctcctagaaaaggaatacagggggtaaggcgtgtagcagggaagggtctgtaggaaaaggctttggttttgctgctaaaagtctcccataacttgtcaatgacttttcctccttgcaggggtctccatgcccagaggcagcaaatgtccaacagcagctccatcacacagctccatagggttccatgagaactggagtacgttttgctctgagacgtccaccgtaacttgtcactgccttttcttccttggacaggttccagtgcgcagaggaagcaaatgtccaacagcagctccatcacccagttcctcctcctggcattcgcagacacacgggagctgcagctcttgcacttcgggctcttcctgggcatctacctggctgccctcctgggaaacgcactcatcatcaccgccatcgcctgtgaccaccgcctccacacccccatgtacttcttcctcctcaacctctccgttcttgacctgggctccatctccaccactgtccccaaagccatggccaattccctgtttgacaccagggccatctcctactggggatgtgctgcacagctatttctgtttgtcttcatgatggcagcagagttttatcttctcacagtcatggcctatgaccgctacgctgccatctgccaacccctgcactacgggaccctcctgggcagcagagcttgtgtccacatggcagcagctgcctggggcactgggtttctcaatgctctcctgcacacggccaatacattttccctacccctctgccagggcaatgtcctggaccagttcttctgtgaaatcccccagatcctcaagctctcctgctcacactccagcctcagggaagttgggcttcttgtggtcagtgtctgtttatcatttggttgttttgttttcattgtggtgtcctatgtgcagatcttcagggctgtgctgagaatcccctctgagcagggacggcacaaagccttttccacgtgcctccctcacctggccgtggtctcccttgttatcaccactggcatgtttgcctacctgaagcccccctccatctcctccccatccctggacttggtggtgtcatttctgtactcggtggtgcctccagctgtgaaccccctcatctacagcatgaggaaccaggagctgaaagacacatcgaagaagctgattctgtcactaatctctcagcagcattaacctgcccgtgtctcttcagaagtgatttcagattcatctggggaacttcctgggctttgggccttttc
This is a stretch of genomic DNA from Numenius arquata chromosome 30, bNumArq3.hap1.1, whole genome shotgun sequence. It encodes these proteins:
- the LOC141476392 gene encoding olfactory receptor 14J1-like, which encodes MSNSSSITQFLLLAFTDTRELQLLHFGLFLGIYLAALLGNALIITAIACDHRLHTPMYFFLLNLSVLDLGSISTTVPKAMANSLWDTRAISYQGCAAQIFLFLFLMSSEYFLLTVMSYDRYVAICQPLHYGTLLGSRACVHMAAAAWGSGFLNALLHTANTFSLPLCQGNVLDQFFCEIPQILKLSCSHSYLREVGLLVVSVSLGFGCFVFIVVSYVQIFRAVLRIPSEQGRHKAFSTCLPHLAVVSLFISTAVFAHLKPPSISSQVLDLVVAVLYSVVSPAVNPLIYSMRNKELKGAVWKLMTR